From Neobacillus sp. PS2-9, the proteins below share one genomic window:
- a CDS encoding YjiH family protein — MENQTVVNAKQPELQNSNMMNMVKFFVFSAIGIFVFFVPITLNGKSSIMLDHFVSAIQLAVPSVLPYYALLVILLGAVYPFYKKTWNKDTVTLVFSILKILGFVAGAMFVFNVGPTWFFSPDMAPFLYNKLVISVGLLVPIGSVFLALLVGYGLLEFIGIFMQPVMRPIWKTPGRSAIDAVASFVGSYSIGLLITNRVFKVGKYSIKEAAVIATGFSTVSATFMIVVAKTLNLMDMWNAYFWITLVVTFIVTAITVRIWPLSKMSDSYYQEMEGDQEVIIKKDRVKTAWKEAMITANESPSFGKNIWENLKDGFVMTMGILPSIMSVGLLGLILAEFTPVFDWLGYIFYPFTALVQLPEPMLAAKASAVGIAEMFLPALLVTKAAVVTKFVIAVVSVSSIIFFSAVVPCILSTEIPLTIGKLVVIWFERVVLTILITAPLAYLLL; from the coding sequence ATGGAAAATCAAACTGTAGTGAATGCGAAGCAACCAGAGTTACAGAATAGTAATATGATGAATATGGTAAAGTTTTTTGTTTTCAGTGCTATTGGAATTTTTGTATTTTTTGTACCGATTACTTTAAATGGGAAATCCTCGATTATGCTCGACCATTTTGTTTCGGCTATTCAATTAGCAGTTCCTAGTGTTTTACCTTATTATGCACTTTTAGTAATTTTATTAGGGGCAGTGTATCCGTTTTATAAGAAGACATGGAATAAAGATACGGTAACGCTAGTATTTTCTATCTTGAAGATTCTAGGTTTTGTTGCAGGGGCAATGTTCGTTTTTAATGTAGGTCCAACATGGTTTTTTAGTCCTGATATGGCCCCCTTCCTTTATAATAAGCTAGTCATTTCTGTAGGTTTGTTAGTCCCAATCGGCTCTGTATTTCTTGCCTTATTAGTAGGGTATGGTTTGCTTGAATTTATCGGAATATTCATGCAACCGGTCATGCGTCCTATATGGAAAACGCCAGGAAGATCAGCTATTGATGCGGTTGCTTCGTTTGTAGGTAGCTATTCTATCGGTCTATTGATTACGAATCGTGTATTCAAAGTAGGAAAATACTCCATCAAAGAAGCAGCCGTTATTGCTACAGGATTTTCCACTGTTTCAGCGACATTTATGATTGTAGTAGCGAAAACACTAAATCTGATGGACATGTGGAATGCTTATTTTTGGATTACGCTGGTAGTTACATTTATCGTCACCGCGATTACGGTTCGAATCTGGCCTTTATCAAAAATGAGTGATTCTTACTACCAGGAGATGGAAGGCGACCAAGAGGTTATCATTAAAAAAGATCGCGTTAAAACGGCTTGGAAAGAAGCTATGATTACAGCAAATGAATCACCGAGCTTTGGTAAAAATATATGGGAGAATCTAAAAGATGGCTTTGTCATGACAATGGGGATTTTACCTTCGATCATGTCTGTTGGGTTACTCGGTCTGATCTTGGCAGAGTTTACGCCTGTATTTGACTGGCTAGGATATATTTTCTATCCATTTACAGCACTTGTCCAGCTACCTGAACCTATGCTAGCAGCTAAGGCTAGTGCAGTGGGCATTGCAGAAATGTTTTTACCTGCCCTGTTAGTGACCAAAGCAGCGGTCGTAACAAAATTTGTTATTGCTGTTGTATCTGTCTCATCCATTATCTTCTTCTCAGCAGTGGTACCATGTATTTTATCAACAGAGATTCCACTCACGATTGGAAAACTGGTTGTCATCTGGTTTGAAAGAGTGGTACTAACTATATTAATCACAGCACCGCTAGCCTATTTACTTCTTTAG
- the hutU gene encoding urocanate hydratase, with amino-acid sequence METNTAKSRVIKNYKGTELHAKGWIQEAALRMLMNNLDQDVAERPEDLVVYGGIGKAARNWESYDAIVKTLLELENDETLLIQSGKPVAVFKSHNDAPRVLLANSNLVPAWANWEHFHELDKKGLMMYGQMTAGSWIYIGSQGIVQGTYETFAELARQSFAGTLKHTITLTAGLGGMGGAQPLAVTMNDGVCLAIDVDETRIDRRLETAYLDVKTKDLDEALKMAREAKADGKALSIGLLGNAAEILPIMIEKGFNPDVLTDQTSAHDPLNGYVPVGFTLEEAAALRKEDPAKYVKLSKQSMAIHVNAMLKMQEKGAITFDYGNNIRQVAKDEGVENAFDFPGFVPAYIRPLFCEGKGPFRWAALSGDPEDIRKIDEALLREFKDDEHLCKWVKMAQEKISFQGLPARICWLGYGDRARFGKVINDMVASGEVSAPIVIGRDHLDAGSVASPNRETEAMRDGSDAVSDWPILNAMINAVGGASWVSLHHGGGVGMGYSQHSGMVIVADGTKDAEIRLQRVLTTDPGMGVVRHADAGYELAITTAKEKGIKMPMLQQD; translated from the coding sequence ATGGAAACCAATACAGCAAAATCAAGAGTAATAAAAAATTATAAAGGGACAGAATTACACGCTAAGGGCTGGATTCAAGAGGCTGCACTTCGCATGTTAATGAATAACCTTGACCAGGATGTCGCTGAGAGACCAGAGGATTTAGTCGTTTATGGTGGCATAGGAAAAGCAGCACGGAATTGGGAATCTTATGATGCAATCGTGAAAACATTGCTTGAATTAGAGAATGATGAAACCTTGTTAATTCAATCTGGAAAACCAGTAGCTGTATTTAAATCTCATAATGATGCGCCGCGTGTCCTGCTCGCAAACTCCAACCTTGTTCCAGCTTGGGCGAATTGGGAGCATTTCCATGAGCTTGATAAAAAAGGTCTGATGATGTACGGACAAATGACCGCAGGAAGCTGGATTTATATCGGAAGCCAGGGAATTGTTCAAGGGACATATGAAACGTTTGCTGAACTGGCCCGTCAATCCTTCGCTGGAACCTTAAAACACACGATTACTCTAACAGCAGGTCTTGGCGGAATGGGCGGAGCTCAACCGTTAGCAGTCACAATGAATGATGGCGTGTGCTTGGCTATTGATGTGGATGAAACAAGAATCGACCGCAGATTGGAAACAGCGTACCTCGATGTTAAAACAAAGGACTTGGATGAAGCTTTAAAAATGGCACGTGAAGCTAAAGCTGATGGAAAAGCGTTATCGATTGGTTTACTGGGCAATGCAGCTGAAATTCTTCCAATTATGATTGAAAAAGGCTTTAATCCAGATGTGTTAACAGATCAAACTTCTGCACATGATCCGTTAAATGGATACGTCCCAGTTGGGTTTACATTAGAGGAAGCGGCAGCACTTCGTAAAGAAGACCCTGCGAAATATGTGAAGCTCTCTAAACAAAGCATGGCCATCCATGTGAATGCAATGTTAAAGATGCAGGAAAAAGGGGCAATCACCTTTGACTATGGAAACAATATTCGTCAGGTAGCAAAAGATGAAGGGGTAGAAAATGCATTTGATTTCCCTGGTTTCGTACCTGCGTATATTCGACCACTATTCTGTGAAGGAAAAGGTCCTTTCCGCTGGGCGGCATTATCAGGAGATCCAGAAGATATTCGTAAAATTGACGAAGCACTACTTCGTGAGTTCAAGGATGATGAGCACCTCTGTAAATGGGTAAAGATGGCACAGGAAAAAATCAGCTTTCAAGGACTACCGGCTCGTATCTGCTGGCTTGGCTATGGAGACAGAGCGCGCTTTGGAAAAGTGATTAACGATATGGTCGCTTCAGGTGAAGTATCAGCACCAATCGTTATTGGCCGTGACCACTTGGATGCAGGTTCGGTTGCATCACCAAATCGTGAAACAGAAGCAATGAGAGACGGTAGTGATGCGGTTTCCGACTGGCCGATTTTAAATGCCATGATCAATGCAGTCGGTGGGGCTAGCTGGGTTTCACTTCATCACGGTGGCGGTGTTGGAATGGGGTATTCTCAGCATTCCGGTATGGTAATCGTAGCAGATGGTACAAAGGATGCAGAAATCCGTCTTCAAAGGGTACTTACGACAGATCCTGGTATGGGTGTGGTTCGCCACGCAGATGCTGGCTATGAGCTTGCCATTACAACGGCAAAGGAAAAAGGCATTAAAATGCCAATGCTGCAGCAGGACTAA
- a CDS encoding glutaredoxin family protein — translation MSKQVIVYTTNDCIECTMVKQVLTQEGIAFEARNISTHAEYQKEVEKYGYLGVPITVVEGRAVKGFTNELKELIDLVKNKEA, via the coding sequence ATGAGCAAGCAAGTAATCGTCTATACAACAAACGATTGTATTGAATGTACAATGGTGAAGCAGGTACTAACACAAGAAGGAATTGCATTTGAAGCAAGAAACATTTCTACTCATGCCGAATATCAAAAGGAAGTAGAGAAGTACGGCTATCTGGGCGTTCCAATAACGGTTGTTGAAGGCCGGGCAGTCAAAGGATTTACAAACGAACTAAAAGAACTTATTGATTTAGTGAAAAATAAAGAGGCATAA
- the thiM gene encoding hydroxyethylthiazole kinase: protein METNRWFETLEKVREGRPLVHNITNVVVTNFTANGLLALGASPVMAYAAEEVADMAKIASSVVLNIGTLNAQTVESMIIAGKAANENSVPVIFDPVGAGATPYRTETAQKIMKQVNVSVIRGNAAEIANVVGENWEIKGVDAGDANGNIVDLAISAAQKLHTVVVITGKEDIVTDGETTFVIANGHPILTKVTGTGCLLTSVIGAFAGVEEDLLKASVAALSFYGIAAEKAAEKTVEQGPGSFQIEFLNQLSLTTSKDMKQLASIKKMNE from the coding sequence GTGGAAACAAACAGATGGTTTGAGACATTGGAAAAAGTAAGAGAGGGTAGACCGTTAGTACATAACATAACTAACGTCGTTGTCACGAACTTTACAGCAAATGGTTTACTTGCACTAGGAGCATCACCTGTCATGGCATATGCAGCAGAAGAAGTAGCCGATATGGCGAAGATTGCTAGTTCCGTAGTTTTGAATATTGGAACACTAAACGCGCAGACAGTGGAGTCGATGATTATTGCAGGAAAAGCAGCCAATGAAAATAGTGTTCCGGTTATATTTGACCCAGTAGGTGCAGGGGCCACTCCTTACCGTACGGAGACTGCACAAAAAATTATGAAACAGGTGAATGTTTCGGTAATCAGAGGCAATGCAGCCGAAATAGCTAATGTTGTCGGGGAGAACTGGGAAATTAAAGGTGTAGATGCCGGTGACGCAAATGGGAACATTGTTGATCTTGCTATATCAGCTGCACAGAAACTTCATACCGTTGTGGTCATAACCGGAAAAGAAGATATCGTGACAGATGGAGAAACAACCTTTGTGATTGCAAATGGACATCCAATATTGACCAAGGTGACAGGCACTGGCTGTCTATTAACCTCTGTAATTGGTGCGTTTGCTGGTGTGGAAGAAGACTTATTGAAGGCTTCCGTAGCAGCTTTGTCTTTCTATGGAATAGCGGCAGAGAAAGCGGCTGAAAAAACAGTTGAACAAGGACCGGGAAGCTTTCAAATCGAATTTTTAAACCAATTATCACTCACAACATCAAAAGATATGAAGCAGCTCGCGTCCATTAAAAAAATGAATGAGTAA
- the hutI gene encoding imidazolonepropionase translates to MSKAVFIRNASQLVTLKGSSSAPLVKEAMSELGIIENGSVWIEEGVIQAVGKDEELIKTFAGRMHEAEIVDASGKLVTPGLVDPHTHLVFAGSRENEFNMRLQGATYMEIMNAGGGIHATTRRTQSATHEELYQESFERLNQFLRHGVTTVEAKSGYGMEWETELKQLEVAKQLNEHHVIDVVVTFMGAHAVPKEYKQDPEEFVRLLVEEMIPKVAELGLAEFNDVFCEHGVFTPEQSRRILEAGKRYGLIPKIHADEIEPYEGAELAAEVEAISADHLLRASEKGMKAMADKGVVGVLLPGTAYFLMAESANGRKMIDLGVPVALSTDCNPGSSPTVSMPFIMNLGCLKMGMTPAEVLTAATINAAHAINRGSEIGSLEVGKKGDVTVFNVGNYMKLQYSYGVNHTDTVVKNGQVVVKGGQLVEKLSLS, encoded by the coding sequence TTGAGTAAAGCAGTTTTTATCAGAAATGCTTCTCAGCTTGTGACATTAAAGGGGAGTTCTTCAGCTCCCCTTGTAAAAGAAGCGATGTCTGAGCTAGGCATTATCGAGAACGGAAGCGTGTGGATTGAAGAAGGAGTGATTCAGGCTGTAGGGAAAGATGAAGAACTAATCAAAACGTTTGCTGGTCGAATGCATGAAGCCGAAATAGTGGATGCAAGTGGCAAGCTGGTAACTCCGGGACTCGTCGATCCACATACACATCTTGTTTTTGCAGGAAGTAGAGAGAATGAATTCAATATGCGCTTGCAAGGGGCAACATACATGGAAATCATGAATGCAGGTGGTGGAATTCATGCAACTACAAGACGGACACAATCTGCCACACACGAAGAGCTTTATCAGGAGAGCTTTGAACGTTTAAATCAATTTTTGCGTCACGGGGTTACAACAGTGGAAGCGAAAAGCGGCTACGGAATGGAATGGGAAACCGAGCTGAAACAGCTAGAAGTGGCCAAACAGTTGAATGAGCATCATGTGATCGATGTGGTAGTCACGTTTATGGGCGCTCATGCCGTTCCAAAAGAATATAAACAAGACCCAGAGGAATTTGTGCGTTTGTTAGTAGAAGAAATGATCCCGAAGGTGGCAGAGCTGGGACTTGCTGAATTTAATGATGTATTTTGTGAACATGGGGTGTTTACACCAGAACAATCCCGCAGAATCCTTGAGGCAGGTAAGCGTTATGGGTTAATTCCTAAAATCCATGCGGATGAAATTGAGCCGTATGAGGGAGCTGAACTTGCAGCAGAAGTGGAGGCAATTTCAGCAGACCATTTATTAAGAGCATCAGAAAAAGGCATGAAGGCGATGGCGGATAAAGGGGTTGTCGGAGTGTTACTGCCAGGAACAGCCTATTTCTTAATGGCGGAATCTGCTAACGGGCGAAAAATGATTGATCTTGGGGTCCCTGTGGCACTGTCGACAGATTGCAATCCGGGTTCTTCACCAACGGTTTCTATGCCATTTATTATGAATCTTGGATGCTTGAAAATGGGGATGACACCAGCAGAGGTATTAACAGCCGCAACAATTAACGCGGCACATGCCATTAATCGTGGAAGTGAAATCGGTAGTCTAGAGGTAGGGAAAAAAGGGGACGTAACAGTGTTTAATGTGGGGAATTATATGAAACTCCAATACTCTTATGGTGTGAACCACACAGATACAGTTGTGAAAAATGGTCAGGTGGTTGTTAAGGGAGGGCAATTAGTTGAAAAGCTTTCTTTATCCTAA
- a CDS encoding HipA family kinase, which yields MITPISYQKTLEGKSNAHLITFSDGNDYVVKFFQTGYERTLPNEWVAYCLARYLGLPVPFARLVEIPQEFITQVPELNVMQQTQYQFASLYVHDCLDGHQTPNISGIHNHQSLAGFILLDYWLCNRDRTRKNIVLCEEEKETYHLWIIDHAEIFESYNWNENDLDNLSEQLLKSATHQIMAKFIESEDSFTNYMELIQTIPIFLIEEIVSMIPDDWMVSKEEKKAMVSALVTRRKSFLPHIIQRFLKKIYRPLHDNE from the coding sequence ATGATTACCCCCATTTCCTATCAAAAAACATTGGAAGGGAAGTCAAATGCCCATTTAATTACCTTTAGTGATGGAAATGACTATGTGGTTAAGTTCTTTCAGACTGGGTATGAAAGAACGTTACCAAATGAATGGGTGGCATATTGTCTAGCGAGATACCTCGGGCTCCCAGTTCCCTTTGCCCGCTTAGTAGAAATACCACAGGAATTCATTACACAAGTTCCTGAACTGAACGTCATGCAGCAAACTCAATATCAATTCGCCTCATTATATGTCCATGATTGTTTGGATGGACATCAAACGCCCAATATTTCCGGAATCCATAATCACCAGTCATTAGCCGGTTTCATTTTATTAGATTACTGGTTATGCAACCGCGACCGGACTCGCAAAAATATTGTCTTATGTGAAGAAGAAAAAGAAACATACCACTTATGGATCATTGATCATGCGGAGATATTCGAATCTTACAATTGGAACGAGAATGATTTAGATAACCTGTCAGAGCAGCTTTTAAAAAGTGCCACACACCAAATCATGGCGAAATTTATTGAATCCGAAGATAGTTTTACAAACTATATGGAACTGATTCAAACCATTCCCATTTTTTTAATCGAGGAAATTGTATCAATGATACCAGATGATTGGATGGTTTCTAAGGAGGAAAAAAAGGCAATGGTTAGCGCCTTAGTAACAAGACGTAAGAGCTTCCTTCCACACATCATACAGCGATTTTTGAAAAAAATTTATCGGCCGTTACATGATAATGAATAG
- a CDS encoding helix-turn-helix domain-containing protein: MDIAVRRDERSVEGKWLIADRDLNEREGLKWLLKTSSIPVIDITLAADFQEFILTFERECPDIVLLELDMIRKEEWSTFRDLMHIYDPILLLTSAEATFERARLAIEMQALDLMIKPFSTTKVKTACQKASRKLGRKAPSIPRIEIYKDLSYEALFIPQTSDTENFHMAAFQSESIGMVSTLHSFLTDYPFNDLQGSFVLTDMVILLFKEKCQNSTEQCQKAMRKWEEEFSDPLGIVVYSDQYSTKTLNEKYLEVRKMLDFTYYKGYRQVVEFKYSLDWEHVDPFLAPPEQRDWVEMLNALDIENIKKWLYDEFLQLKEPYPDPGLVRIRLTSILAQIRRFMKTYQLNEDLICEREYRTIFNSILYDTVLYRTVQNLILFIQKIFHGAELMSQSFKQDPIERGISFMESNFSKSSLRLEDVANYVDRNPSYFSHLLITKMGSSFTELLTRIRLKEAKRLLIETRKPVKEIALQVGYQNANYFSRMFREAFDMSPREFRMQKMNRG; the protein is encoded by the coding sequence ATGGACATAGCAGTTAGAAGGGACGAACGTAGTGTGGAAGGAAAATGGCTGATTGCCGATCGGGACTTAAATGAAAGAGAAGGACTAAAATGGTTATTAAAAACTTCATCCATCCCAGTAATAGACATAACATTGGCAGCTGACTTTCAGGAGTTTATTTTAACGTTCGAAAGAGAATGTCCTGATATTGTATTATTGGAGCTGGATATGATCAGAAAAGAGGAATGGTCTACCTTCCGTGACCTCATGCATATCTATGATCCTATCCTACTTCTAACTAGCGCAGAGGCGACATTCGAAAGAGCTCGTCTGGCTATTGAAATGCAGGCTCTAGATTTAATGATTAAACCTTTTTCAACAACCAAGGTGAAAACAGCCTGTCAAAAGGCATCACGAAAACTGGGGAGAAAAGCCCCATCTATACCTAGAATAGAGATTTATAAAGATCTCTCATATGAGGCTTTATTTATACCACAAACATCTGACACAGAAAATTTCCATATGGCTGCTTTTCAATCTGAAAGTATAGGAATGGTTAGCACATTACATTCCTTTTTAACTGATTATCCATTCAATGATTTACAAGGGAGCTTTGTACTGACCGATATGGTGATTCTCTTGTTCAAAGAGAAGTGTCAAAATAGTACGGAGCAATGTCAAAAAGCCATGAGGAAATGGGAAGAGGAGTTCTCAGATCCACTTGGAATAGTTGTCTACAGTGATCAATACTCAACTAAAACATTGAATGAAAAGTATTTGGAAGTCAGAAAAATGCTTGATTTTACCTATTATAAAGGATACCGGCAGGTTGTAGAGTTCAAGTATTCACTAGACTGGGAACACGTGGATCCCTTTTTAGCACCGCCTGAGCAAAGGGACTGGGTTGAAATGCTCAATGCTCTCGATATAGAAAACATAAAGAAGTGGTTGTATGATGAATTTCTACAATTAAAAGAACCCTATCCTGATCCCGGGTTAGTCAGAATTAGACTAACAAGTATCCTAGCGCAAATCAGACGGTTTATGAAGACGTACCAGCTAAATGAAGATCTCATTTGTGAGAGGGAATACCGGACGATCTTCAATTCGATCCTTTATGATACTGTACTTTATCGGACCGTACAAAATTTGATCTTATTTATTCAAAAGATATTTCATGGGGCAGAATTGATGTCCCAAAGCTTCAAACAAGATCCGATTGAACGTGGAATTTCCTTTATGGAGAGTAATTTTTCGAAAAGCAGCCTCAGGCTGGAGGATGTCGCGAATTATGTGGATAGAAATCCTTCCTACTTCAGTCATTTGCTGATTACGAAAATGGGATCCAGCTTTACAGAGTTGTTGACAAGGATTAGGTTGAAGGAAGCAAAGCGGCTATTAATAGAAACTCGAAAACCAGTTAAAGAAATTGCCCTTCAGGTTGGATATCAAAATGCAAATTATTTTAGCAGAATGTTCCGTGAAGCCTTTGACATGTCACCACGGGAGTTTCGTATGCAAAAAATGAATAGGGGTTAA
- a CDS encoding glycosyltransferase family 4 protein, whose amino-acid sequence MKVLVIWRLLTVGGVNAGWRNRSVYFKKHGIDTEFLYTTDHGGLHIMQDIAPVYLTKDEQEIKKIIQDHAYDAVIIVDTGAAYKWLRKANFQGPVIVEARTPELIKLTPHVKSFKGIQPELIIVPSQYQNRLVSILTNNVPIEVIYNGVDTTFFRALPTNEIDFNSAPVLPKDKKIIGWIGRLDKRKNWPMLIEVAKKIKSEREDIEIWVIGGAQSVQREEFATAWQEEKLTDIIKWFPVIPYQQMPHVYAKIRQSGGCTLATTKSESFGNTFIESMTCGVPVVASRMMPVTELVVDGETGLLYRGQNLEDAVNQIYGIIDHPVRYQQMSQAAINRVQQNFSIQIVADAYVDLLKKIIQKDVEADGEVGQP is encoded by the coding sequence ATGAAAGTACTAGTAATCTGGCGGCTACTCACTGTTGGCGGAGTAAATGCTGGATGGCGAAACCGCTCAGTCTATTTCAAGAAACATGGCATTGATACAGAATTCCTTTATACAACAGATCATGGAGGACTCCACATCATGCAGGACATTGCTCCTGTTTATTTAACGAAAGATGAACAAGAAATTAAAAAAATCATTCAAGATCACGCTTATGACGCCGTCATTATTGTTGATACGGGTGCTGCCTACAAATGGCTTCGAAAAGCCAACTTTCAAGGCCCTGTTATTGTGGAAGCACGCACTCCTGAATTAATCAAGCTTACCCCTCATGTAAAATCGTTTAAAGGAATTCAGCCAGAATTAATCATTGTTCCCTCTCAATATCAAAATCGGTTAGTCTCCATCTTAACAAATAATGTCCCCATTGAAGTAATATACAATGGCGTAGATACCACCTTTTTCCGAGCATTACCAACCAATGAAATTGATTTCAATAGTGCACCTGTACTTCCAAAAGATAAAAAGATTATCGGATGGATTGGCAGATTGGACAAACGTAAAAACTGGCCGATGCTGATTGAAGTGGCAAAAAAGATAAAAAGTGAACGCGAGGATATTGAAATTTGGGTAATCGGTGGTGCACAAAGTGTACAGCGCGAAGAATTTGCAACCGCTTGGCAGGAAGAAAAGCTCACAGATATCATTAAATGGTTTCCTGTCATTCCTTATCAGCAAATGCCTCATGTTTATGCGAAAATTCGTCAATCTGGCGGATGTACTCTAGCAACTACAAAATCAGAATCCTTCGGAAATACCTTTATTGAATCAATGACCTGCGGGGTACCAGTTGTCGCCTCTAGAATGATGCCAGTCACTGAACTGGTTGTCGACGGAGAGACTGGATTACTTTATCGTGGACAAAATTTAGAGGATGCCGTTAATCAAATATACGGGATCATCGATCATCCAGTCAGATATCAACAGATGTCTCAGGCTGCAATTAATCGAGTTCAACAGAATTTCTCTATACAAATAGTAGCAGATGCTTATGTTGATTTATTGAAAAAAATTATCCAAAAGGATGTAGAGGCAGACGGGGAGGTGGGTCAGCCATGA
- a CDS encoding agmatinase family protein, with translation MKSFLYPKLNPPSFTWVRPDNGDRTEKVHEWIQPLTADSDPEKCKDADFVIVGVPLSRSSISASGASEFPDAFRRLWKGFTTYNLDEDIDLAEMTAVDVGDVPMHVTDIRKCHDNIIAASNALHQHFDTSTVCAIGGDHSITAMMVKGLHHAKPQKKIGILQFDTHFDLRDLTDNGPSNGTPMRNLIESGTVEPSNMYNIGLHGFFNTKDLKQYADEKGVNYFTLRQARKKGIEETVRHCLQELEAKVDTIYLTVDMDVLDIAYAPGVPASTPGGMTTAELLEGVLAAAKHPKVSNMDIVCLDPLKDTQVQPTVKLGTHVFLTFLTGVMLR, from the coding sequence TTGAAAAGCTTTCTTTATCCTAAATTGAATCCGCCAAGCTTTACTTGGGTAAGACCAGACAACGGGGATAGGACGGAGAAGGTTCATGAGTGGATTCAACCGCTGACTGCAGACTCGGATCCTGAAAAATGCAAGGACGCCGATTTTGTAATAGTCGGAGTACCTCTTTCCCGTTCATCAATTAGTGCGTCAGGAGCATCTGAATTTCCAGATGCTTTCAGGCGTTTATGGAAAGGCTTTACTACTTATAATCTTGACGAAGATATCGATCTTGCTGAAATGACGGCGGTGGATGTGGGGGATGTTCCTATGCATGTAACCGATATCCGAAAATGTCATGACAATATCATTGCGGCTTCTAATGCACTGCATCAGCATTTCGACACATCCACAGTGTGTGCAATTGGCGGCGATCATTCGATTACAGCTATGATGGTAAAAGGTCTGCATCATGCTAAACCACAGAAAAAAATAGGCATCCTCCAGTTTGATACCCATTTTGATTTAAGGGATCTAACTGATAATGGGCCGTCTAATGGGACACCGATGAGAAATCTGATTGAAAGTGGGACGGTAGAACCTAGTAATATGTACAATATCGGTCTTCATGGTTTTTTTAACACGAAAGACTTGAAGCAGTATGCCGATGAAAAAGGCGTTAACTATTTCACACTTCGTCAAGCACGAAAAAAAGGGATTGAAGAAACGGTTCGCCACTGTTTGCAGGAATTAGAAGCCAAGGTTGATACGATTTACTTAACCGTCGATATGGATGTTCTAGATATTGCCTATGCACCAGGAGTACCAGCATCAACGCCTGGCGGTATGACAACAGCAGAACTACTAGAAGGGGTACTAGCAGCTGCCAAACATCCAAAAGTAAGCAACATGGACATCGTCTGCCTTGACCCACTTAAAGACACCCAAGTTCAACCAACAGTCAAACTTGGCACACACGTATTTTTGACCTTTCTAACAGGGGTAATGTTGCGATAG